The genomic region CTAGCTACCATGCCGACAAAAGCAGCAAAGGTGGATTGGGTAACCGCTGCTAGATAATCCCCTGAACCCATTTTCATAATCATAAAGGTAGCTAAGAGCATCCAGATAACACGAATGACCTGCTCAGCGATTTGGCTCATGGCATAAGGTTTCAGGTTATTCATCCCTTGGAAGAAGCCTCGAATCACACTCATAGATGGGAAAATCAAGACCGCCCAAGCCAAGCTCTGCATGATTGGGATCAGGTCTTTCCCTACACCTGACAAATCTGCTAGCCAAGGAGCAAAGACATACAAGACTAAAGCAAAAACCAGACCTAATCCTGTCATAAAGCCTAAAAAGCTCCGAATCAGGGCAAAGCTATGCTCTTCTTCTCGCATGGTATTATACTTGGCCACTTGCTTAGCCACTGCAACTGGGATACCCGCTGTTGAAACCAGCAAGAACCAGGCATAGATATTATAGCCCATGGTGAAGAGACCATTTGCTGTAGCCGCATAAGACCCCATCCAGATATACCAAGGGATAATATAAATAGCCCCGAGTAGACGACTGATAAAGTTACTAGCCGTTAGCCAAGCAGTCCCTCGTAACATCTGGGCCTGCTGGTGATTGTTTTCGTTAGACATAGATTCCTCATTTAATTTTAATAACTAGGAAAAATTCCTCATCTTCCATTATAAACTTTTCCTTGTTACTTGTAAATTTACGACTTTCGGTTTACAATAGAAAGTATGATTAAGATTGAAACCGTATTAGATATTTTAAAGAAAGATGATCTCTTCCGTGAGATTATCGACCAAGGACATTATCACTACAACTACAGCCATGTCATATTTGACACCATCTGCTATGATAGCCGCAAGGCCAAAGAGAAGAGCCTCTTTTTCGTCAAGGGTGCTGCCTTTAAGAAGGAATTCCTGATTTCTGCCATCTCTCAAGGCCTCGGTTGGTATGTGGCTGAAAAAGATTATGAGGTTGGTATTCCTGCTATTATCGTCAGTGATATCAAGAAAGCCATGAGTTTGGTAGCTATGGAATTTTATGGCAATCCACAGAAAAAACTCAAACTCCTTGCCTTTACTGGTACTAAGGGTAAAACAACAGCAGCCTACTTCGCCTATAACATTTTATCTCAAGGGCATCGACCTGCTATGCTCTCGACCATGAATACAACTCTAGATGGCAAGACTTTCTTTAAGTCTGCATTGACAACCCCTGAGAGTATTGACCTCTTTGACATGATGAATCAAGCTGTGCAAAATGACCGTACTCACCTCATCATGGAGGTCTCCAGTCAGGCCTATCTGGTCAAACGTGTCTATGGTCTAACCTTTGATGTGGGAGTTTTCCTCAATATCAGCCCCGACCATATCGGCCCGATTGAACACCCTAGCTTTGAAGACTACTTCTACCACAAACGTCTCTTGATGGAAAATAGCCGAGCAGTCATCATTAATAGTGACATGGATCACTTTTCTGTCTTGAAAGAACAAGTAGAAGATCAAGACCATGATTTCTACGGCAGCCAGTCTGATAACCAAATCGAGAATTCCAAAGCCTTTAGCTTTTCAGCTACGGGTAAACTCGCTGGAGATTATGATATTCAACTCATTGGCCACTTTAACCAAGAAAATGCCGTTGCTGCTGGACTTGCTTGCCTCCGTCTCGGAGCTAGTCTTGAGGACATCAAAAAAGGAATCGCTGCAACCCGTGTTCCTGGTCGTATGGAAGTCCTCACTCAGAAAAACGGAGCCAAGGTTTTCATCGACTACGCCCACAATGGTGACAGTCTCAAAAAACTCATCAATGTTGTAGAGACTCATCAAACAGGAAAGATTGCTCTGGTGTTAGGTTCGACAGGAAATAAGGGAGAAAGTCGTCGTAAGGACTTTGGACTTCTCCTCAATCAACACCCTGAGATTCAAGTCTTTTTGACTGCTGATGACCCTAACTATGAAGACCCAATGGCCATTGCAGATGAAATTAGGAGTTACATCAATCATCCTGTTGAAAAAATTGCGGATCGCCAAGAAGCCATCAAGGCAGCTATGGCTATCACAAATCACGAATTAGATGCAGTTATTATCGCCGGTAAGGGAGCCGATTGCTACCAAATCGTTCAAGGCAAGAAAGAAGCCTATCCAGGAGATGCAGCCGTCGCAGAAAATTATTTATAAGATAGTAAAAAATCAAGGGAAATGAAACCCTTGATTTTTTCTATTTTTATTTAAAAGCGTTTTTCAAACCTTCAACGGCACCTTCTACAGCACCTTTAGCATCTTCAACTACCTCTTTTGCCTTAGCAACTGTCTTTTCTACAGCGCCTTCTGCTTCAGTCTTGCTATCCCCAGTAACTTTACCAAATCCTTCTTTGATAGCGCCTGTTGCTTGTTCCAATTTGTTTTCAAGTGACATATGATTGTCTCCTTTAGTTTATTCCGATATGTGTTACCGGTTACATATAGTTTATACTTAATCCTAAGGAAAGTCAAACAATGTGCTCAGAAACAAAATTTCACGCTAAGTAGAAAGTTAATCTCTCCTTGTCAAAATCGACGGTCAACTCATACTTCCCCTCTTCATTTTGGACAATATAGTCTAGGACGACCAAACTATCCACAAAGATATCACGGCGTTTCTGTATAAGCTGGTCTTTTTTGAGAAATTTCAACAAAAAAGTCGTCATATATTTGAGAGCATACTCAGGATTAACATCTCCCAAAATGTCGTAAAGCTCCTGCTGTTTTTCTGTCAAAGGATACTGATGTTTGACCTTGTAGAAATAATTGGACAAGGTCATTTCTGTTCTCGCAAAGTCCGTCTTTTCAACTAAAATAGCTGCATTGGTTTGATTTCGTAATTCTGTCTCAAAACTCTGCTCTAACAAGGCTTGATAGACTGGACTATCTTCGCTGACAAAAATCTCTTGATCCAGTTCGAGACTATCGAGTGATTCAAGCATAGGAAGATTAAGGTAATAACGCTTATTTTCTCGTAGAATCAAACCTGCCTTTATATACTCTTCCATGAGTTTATCAACTGCAACATCTGGAAATTGAGCCTTAATTTCTCGCAAAATCACATCCTCATGCTGGTCCAGATAGCGGATCAATTCTCTAAAAAATGGCTGTCTCGTCAAACGAGATGGATTAAAAATCTGAATCATGAAGATTCCTTTCTTTACATTCTAACAGAGGCGATGCTGCCAACTGACTAGGATTGGTCCCAGCTTGGTTCAAAGGAACAGGCAGACCTAGTTCTCTGTAATACTCTCTCCAAAAATCACTAATCTCCTGCTCCCCATCTCCAAATTTCATGGGAATCGTTTCAAAAATCGGTAGGATTTCTGCCATGTACTGGGAACAGTAGAAACCAGGTCCAGCTGGATAGAAAGAAGCATTGTAGGGTGTTCCTAGATGTTTGCAAGCTTTTTCCTTCACAGACTGGATATCCATTTCTGGGTAGAAATAGAGGTCGTACAAGTGATTGGACTCAAAGAAGTCTACTGGTTCCTGACAGACAACACCATCCTGTCCACTAGCGTGGTAAATCATCCCATCCAAACAAATCGCAACATGGTTATAGTTGCCTGTGGAAGTCTGAATGGCCTGTCCCATATCTGACTCATCTCTCACAAAAATCAAATCGCCATTTTCTAACATGCTTCACTCCTAGAAAAAAAGGAGCCGAAACTCCTTTCGATATAAGTCAAACTAGCCTTTCCTAATTTGAATTAACACTCAAAATCTTAAGCATTAAAGCTTTCAGTCAATTGAGGTACCACTTGTTTCTTACGTGAAACAGCACCAGCAAGGAAGGCATGATTGTTTTCAAGTTTGAAGTTGAAGGCTGCTTCAACCTTGTCCATGTTAGCACCAAGTGCTAGGATTTCTGAGTTTGAGTTGACGATATCTGTAATCATCAAGACAAAGTCAGAATAACCATTTGCTGCGTTAGCGGCTTGCATTGCAGCTTCAATTTCTGCTTGGCGTTCCAATACTTCAGCGATGTCAACTGTGTTTACTTGAGCAACACGGACATTATTTCCGTTCAATTCAAAAGTTTTAGCATCGATGTCAATCAATTCGTCAGCAGATTTGCTAGCCAAGTTTGTACCAGCTTTCAACATAGCCAAACCATACTCTTCCAAGTTGACACCAGCCAATTCAGCCAATTCAGGAGCAATAACCTTATCTGTTGGGTGTGTTGTTGGTGATTTCAAAAGAAGAGTATCTGAAATCAAACCTGAAAGCATCAAACCAGCAATCTCTTTAGGCACGGCTACACCATGTTCTTTGAACATACGGTAAACGATTGAAGACGCTGAACCAACTGGCTCCAAACGCATGTAAAGTGGGCTTGCAGTTTCAAAGTTAGCCACACGGTGGTGGTCTACAACACCGTAAACTTCTACTTCAGCGATATCTGATACAGATTGTTGGAATTCATTGTGGTCAGTCAGGATAACTTGCTCTGCTCCTTCTGCTTTGGCAGAAGTGATAACACGCGGTGCTTCTACACCAAAATAGTTCAAGACAAAGGCTGTTTCTTCATTTGGAGTTCCAAGAGCAACAGCTTCCGTATCCAAACCGTATGCTTCTTTTGCAAGGTAGGCAAAGGCTACAGATGACCCGATGGCATCTGAGTCTGGATTTTGGTGACCAAATACTAGAATCTTAGACATGATAATACCTCATTTTATTTATTCTCTTTATTGTAGCATTTTTTTCGCTTTTTGACAAAAGTAAGAGGAGTCAAAGGGCTCCTCACAATTCTTCAAAATAACTGATACTCTTCGAAAATCTCTTCAAACCACGTCAGCTTCGCCTTGCCGTACTCAAGTACTGACTACGGCTAGCTTCCTAGTTTGATCTTTGATTTTCATTGAGTATGAGTAAATTTCTATCTTGATTTTCAGATAAAAATCTTTCCTTCTGTGGCCTCTTCTTACGCTTGAGAAGGGCTTCTGCTGACATGGCTTCTTCCTTACTGGCAAAACCTTGAACATAGATAAGTTTGACTGGCAAGCGTGCTCGTGTGTATTTGGCTCCCTTCCCACTATTGTGGACAGCAAGGCGTCTTCTCACATCAGTCGTATAGCCTGTATAGTAAGATCCATCACGGCACTCCAGCACGTACATATAAGCCTTATGATCCATAATAAATCTCTTCAAGTTCAGGCGTATAAGAGCCATCATCATTGTGAACAATGAGAGGTGGTAAGACCTTAAAGCCGCTTGTTGAACCATCCTTGATTGCCTCAATCAAAAGCATATTGGCTTCCTTTTCTCTTTTTGGATAAACAAACTGCAGGCGCTTAGGAGCTAGATTATGCCGTTGTAATGTATCCAAAATATCCAGAAGTCGATCAGGACGATGAACCATGGCCAAACGCCCATTAGACTTGAGAATACTCTGGGCACTACGACAGATTTCCTGCAAATTAGTCGTAATTTCATGGCGCGCCAAGAGATAATGTTCACTCTCGTTCAGATTAGAATGAGGATCCACCTTGAAATAGGGCGGATTACACAAAATCATATCCACCTTACTTCCCTGGATGTAAGCAGGCATATTTTTCAAATCATCACAGATGACCTCCATCTGCTCTTCCAAACCATTCAAACGGACAGAGCGTTCAGCCATATCCGCCAAACGCTCCTGAATCTCAACAGCCAAAATCTGTGCCTGAGTCCGAGTGCTAGCAAAAAGCCCCACTGCTCCATTCCCAGCACAGAAATCCACTATCAAGCCCTTTTTAGGAAAACGTGGAAAACGTGACAAGAGAACACTATCCACCGAATAGCTAAAAACCTCTCTATTTTGAATGATTTTAATATCTGTCGAAAAGAGCTGGTTAATGCGCTCTCCTGATTTTAATAATTGTTCTTCTTCCATGGTCCTATTATAGCAAATTTATATTAACATTACAAAGAATATAGATTTCTAACTAGTGCTTCTGATTCTTCAAATGTTGAAGGGCTTCCTTGGTCCAAATTGGCATCATTCGTTTGAGAGGCGCAAAGCCGTAGTTAAAACGGTCGCTTGAAAAGCGTCGCCGTCTCGGAAACTGGTGCTTTTCTTCCTCCAAAGTGCGGATAGAAAGACTAGCTTTCCCTGTAAATTCATCTAAATCCACTACTTGAACTTGAACCTCTTCATCGACTTTCAAGGCTTCTTGGATATTTTCAATAAAGCCTGTCCTAATCTCTGAAATGTGAATCAGCCCCGTATCACCCGTCTCTAGCTCAACAAAGGCTCCGTAGGGCTGAATCCCTGTAATACGGCCCTTTAGCTTATCACCGATTTTCATCTTAGTCCTCGATTTCAATTGTTTCAATCACAACATCTTCAACTGGCTTATCCATAGCTCCTGTCTCAACAGCAGCAATGGCATCCAAGACAGCGTAAGAAGCTTCATCAGCTAGCTGACCAAATACAGTGTGACGGCGGTCTAGGTGAGGGGTTCCACCTTGGTTGGCATAGATTTCCGCAATCGGTTCTGGCCAACCACCACGAGCAATTTCTTTTTTAGAATAAGGCAGGTGTTGATTTTGCACGATAAAGAACTGGCTGCCGTTGGTATTTGGACCAGCATTGGCCATGGAAAGAGCACCACGGATATTGTAAAGTTCTTCTGAGAATTCATCCTCAAATGATTCGCCGTAGATTGACTCGCCACCCATACCAGTTCCAGTTGGATCTCCACCTTGAATCATAAAGTCCTTGATAATACGGTGGAAAATGACACCATCATAGTAGCCATCTTTTGAAAGTGCAACAAAGTTAGCTACTGTTTTAGGAGCATGTTCAGGGAAGAGCTTAATACGCAAGTCTCCGTGATTAG from Streptococcus mitis NCTC 12261 harbors:
- a CDS encoding UDP-N-acetylmuramoyl-L-alanyl-D-glutamate--L-lysine ligase, with translation MIKIETVLDILKKDDLFREIIDQGHYHYNYSHVIFDTICYDSRKAKEKSLFFVKGAAFKKEFLISAISQGLGWYVAEKDYEVGIPAIIVSDIKKAMSLVAMEFYGNPQKKLKLLAFTGTKGKTTAAYFAYNILSQGHRPAMLSTMNTTLDGKTFFKSALTTPESIDLFDMMNQAVQNDRTHLIMEVSSQAYLVKRVYGLTFDVGVFLNISPDHIGPIEHPSFEDYFYHKRLLMENSRAVIINSDMDHFSVLKEQVEDQDHDFYGSQSDNQIENSKAFSFSATGKLAGDYDIQLIGHFNQENAVAAGLACLRLGASLEDIKKGIAATRVPGRMEVLTQKNGAKVFIDYAHNGDSLKKLINVVETHQTGKIALVLGSTGNKGESRRKDFGLLLNQHPEIQVFLTADDPNYEDPMAIADEIRSYINHPVEKIADRQEAIKAAMAITNHELDAVIIAGKGADCYQIVQGKKEAYPGDAAVAENYL
- a CDS encoding CsbD family protein, which produces MSLENKLEQATGAIKEGFGKVTGDSKTEAEGAVEKTVAKAKEVVEDAKGAVEGAVEGLKNAFK
- a CDS encoding DUF1803 domain-containing protein — protein: MIQIFNPSRLTRQPFFRELIRYLDQHEDVILREIKAQFPDVAVDKLMEEYIKAGLILRENKRYYLNLPMLESLDSLELDQEIFVSEDSPVYQALLEQSFETELRNQTNAAILVEKTDFARTEMTLSNYFYKVKHQYPLTEKQQELYDILGDVNPEYALKYMTTFLLKFLKKDQLIQKRRDIFVDSLVVLDYIVQNEEGKYELTVDFDKERLTFYLA
- a CDS encoding YiiX/YebB-like N1pC/P60 family cysteine hydrolase, with translation MLENGDLIFVRDESDMGQAIQTSTGNYNHVAICLDGMIYHASGQDGVVCQEPVDFFESNHLYDLYFYPEMDIQSVKEKACKHLGTPYNASFYPAGPGFYCSQYMAEILPIFETIPMKFGDGEQEISDFWREYYRELGLPVPLNQAGTNPSQLAASPLLECKERNLHDSDF
- a CDS encoding manganese-dependent inorganic pyrophosphatase, coding for MSKILVFGHQNPDSDAIGSSVAFAYLAKEAYGLDTEAVALGTPNEETAFVLNYFGVEAPRVITSAKAEGAEQVILTDHNEFQQSVSDIAEVEVYGVVDHHRVANFETASPLYMRLEPVGSASSIVYRMFKEHGVAVPKEIAGLMLSGLISDTLLLKSPTTHPTDKVIAPELAELAGVNLEEYGLAMLKAGTNLASKSADELIDIDAKTFELNGNNVRVAQVNTVDIAEVLERQAEIEAAMQAANAANGYSDFVLMITDIVNSNSEILALGANMDKVEAAFNFKLENNHAFLAGAVSRKKQVVPQLTESFNA
- a CDS encoding GIY-YIG nuclease family protein — its product is MDHKAYMYVLECRDGSYYTGYTTDVRRRLAVHNSGKGAKYTRARLPVKLIYVQGFASKEEAMSAEALLKRKKRPQKERFLSENQDRNLLILNENQRSN
- a CDS encoding tRNA1(Val) (adenine(37)-N6)-methyltransferase gives rise to the protein MEEEQLLKSGERINQLFSTDIKIIQNREVFSYSVDSVLLSRFPRFPKKGLIVDFCAGNGAVGLFASTRTQAQILAVEIQERLADMAERSVRLNGLEEQMEVICDDLKNMPAYIQGSKVDMILCNPPYFKVDPHSNLNESEHYLLARHEITTNLQEICRSAQSILKSNGRLAMVHRPDRLLDILDTLQRHNLAPKRLQFVYPKREKEANMLLIEAIKDGSTSGFKVLPPLIVHNDDGSYTPELEEIYYGS
- a CDS encoding S1 RNA-binding domain-containing protein, translating into MKIGDKLKGRITGIQPYGAFVELETGDTGLIHISEIRTGFIENIQEALKVDEEVQVQVVDLDEFTGKASLSIRTLEEEKHQFPRRRRFSSDRFNYGFAPLKRMMPIWTKEALQHLKNQKH